The following coding sequences lie in one Acropora palmata chromosome 3, jaAcrPala1.3, whole genome shotgun sequence genomic window:
- the LOC141875942 gene encoding uncharacterized protein LOC141875942 gives MADERERPERNSFHHKRKHINDPQPKKRKEKKSTHQERKSKRKKTEFIQPRAPKTAAEMSSNWKALQAILQKQREQKEKNGEVKHRSIKTFKKVVKPIIERTEKRKSEIWFDDVNPEDIKQVAGTIQKIPENSSKMPISRNMKHLTRSIALDCEMVGVGRHGSRNMLARVSIIDSHGNVLYDSFVAPQEKVVDYRTFVSGVKPNDLINAPDFKTVQNKVSKLLKGQVLVGHALKNDLKVLYLSHPCKDTRDTARYKPFQEELKSTKPALRSLAKHFLDINIQQGEHNSVQDAQAAMKLYLLHKNQWERQIRQAKLRRFRTKKTKKRITQDEMT, from the exons atggcggatgaaAGGGAAAGACCCGAACGAAATAGTTTTCATCATAAACGGAAGCATATAAACGACCCGcaacctaaaaaaagaaaggaaaagaaatcaacACACCAGGAAAGAAAATCCAAGCGAAAAAAGACTGAATTCATCCAGCCTCGTGCACCTAAAACTGCTGCGGAAATGTCATCAAATTGGAAAGCCCTTCAGGCG ATACTCCaaaaacaaagagagcaaaaagaaaaaaatggggaAGTCAAACATAGGAGTATAAAGACATTCAAAAAAGTCGTCAAACCAATAATTGAaaggacagagaaaagaaaaag TGAAATCTGGTTTGATGATGTCAACCCAGAGGATATTAAACAAGTTGCAGGAACAATACAAAAAATCCCTGAAAATTCCAGTAAAATGCCTATCAGTCGAAATATGAAGCATTTGACGAGAAGTATTGCACTGGATTGCGAAATGGTTGGAGTTGGACGTCATGGCAGCAGGAACATGTTAGCTAGAGTATCTATCATTGACTCTCATGGCAATGTTCTCTATGATTCATTTGTGGCCCCTCAGGAAAAAGTTGTTGATTACCGAACTTTTGTCAGTGGTGTAAAACCCAATGATTTGATCAATG CTCCAGATTTTAAAACAGTACAGAATAAAGTCTCAAAACTTTTGAAAGGACAAGTTCTTGTTGGACATGCTCTAAAGAATGATCTTAAG GTATTATATCTTTCACACCCTTGCAAAGATACCAGAGACACAGCACGATATAAACCATTCCAAGAGGAACTGAAG AGTACAAAGCCGGCATTAAGAAGTCTTGCAAAGCATTTTTTAGATATCAACATTCAGCAAGGAGAACATAATTCG GTGCAAGATGCCCAAGCCGCTATGAAACTCTATTTGCTGCACAAAAACCAATGGGAAAGACAGATTAGACAGGCAAAATTAAGGCGTTTtcgaacaaagaaaacaaagaagcgaATCACACAAGACGAAATGACGTAG